GTTGCGCAATAATGAATCTTATGGCAACGCTTTGAGACAACGGCCTTCTCGAAGCGTTGTCATTTTTTAGAGCTTAGTGACAGAACAAACTTAATGAGGTAATCGCTAGCACTGCAGACGTGGCGAAGGGAATCAGGGCAGCGGAAAAGAGAGTCCGGGCTTCAGGCGACAAGGGCACACTCTCGGAATTGATTAAGGCATTAATGCGGGCCTGCCAGACACTATTCCACGCGGTTTCTCCGGAAAATTGGGAATGGGGTTGTTCGCGTAATGCATGGATCGTTGTGACCATCGCTTGCATTAAATAATCAGCTGTGTGTTGCCAGCTAATGGCAAATTGGTCGGCACGAATTTCACGGGTGGTCAGATAAAACCGATAGAGTGACTCAAGTGGTAGCCAGGGAAACGCTCGTAAAATCACCAAGAAAATTTGTTGTAAGGCATAATCATGAGCGCGCACGTGATGCACTTCATGGGCTAAAATCGCCGTTAACGCAGGAACATCTAGAATTTGCTTAAGGCGTCTCGAAACCACAATGGTAGGATGAATAACGCCGTAGGTAAATGCGTCCGGACTATCCCATAATCCGATTTGGAAAGCAATTTTTTGGTCACCGCAAATTTCTGGAAGATCTTGTAAGGGGAATGGTACAAGTTGCGGTGCCATCCGTTGAATGGTCTGACGACTGTTTTTGACGACAGAAAAGGTGGCATATCCCAGGCGAAGAAAATAAGCGAGAGACAATAGAATAAACACGGCCAAAAGAAAGGTTAGCCCGCTAGAGGACGTGTCCGGTCTTTGCATCACACTCCACATCATGTGGCGGTAAGTGACGAGGGCGGCAAGGATGAGAAGAAAGCCCGGTAAAAGGGATAGTCCCAAAAGAGCAACTGCCCAGGCATATGCGGATTGTGCTACTTTACTGGTGAGATTTTTCTTGGGTTCTTGCACGGACAATAGCCTCCAATTTAGCCAGAGCCTCAGGATCGAGCTCATCAATGGCATCAACAAAGTGCACTAATCCGGACTCGCCAAATTCGGAAATCAAGGTTTCCACGGATTCCATCGCCCGGGCTTTGAGCACGCTTTCGGCTGGCGCAATTTTGTACACATAATGACGAACGCTGCCACCACGAACCAAGATTTTTTGGGAAACCAAGCGGTTCATGACTGTTGCAACCGTGTTAATGGACACCGGGCGCTTTTGTGATATGGCCTGGTGCACACTTTTCACCGTCGACTCTCCTTGATTCCTAATAATTTGAAGAATTTGATTGCGCAAATGATTTTTTGGAGCCAATGGCATACAACCCTCACAATATCAGTAAAGTTCCTCCAAGTCTCATATTATTGTAACATTTCATGGGAGGTAATTTATGAGGTCTGTTCACAATGTTACGCGCTTAGCTATGGGTTCAGGTTTGGCTATTTATGGAGTCATTATGAGCCTGGCATGGCATTACTACCCAAGAATTGGACAGCCGGGCATTATTCTCAATCACGGTATCGCCTTTGGGCTGTTTTCGCACTTTCCTCAATTTGGCGTGATTATGGCGACCGCAGCTGTTATTGGACTGCTTGTCATAATGCTGTGGCGCATGCCATCTGTGCGCTTGCCAGTAGCCTGGATCCTGGCTGGGGCCATAGGGAACTGGACCGACCGGCTATTGTGGGGCGGTGTTGTTGATTATTGGCAGCTTAGGCCCTATCCTTATATTTTTAACTTGGCCGATTTGGTAATTCGATTCGGCTTTATCTGGTTAGTCATTCAAGCTTATAGACAATTTCGGAAAGAAGACTCACTTTGGGCATCACGTTCTAAAGTATGATAACGCACAATATATTGATCACATAATTGGCTGTAATGAAGACGTAGCGTCGTGTTGTCTGTATTGAGCATCCGCCAACGCCAAAATTCCAAAACCAAGCGCGTATATCGAACGCGAATCTTCCTCATCCATTGTTTAAACATGCTTACCCTCTTTTACTTTTACTGATGAGATCATAAATATTGCCTGTTTAAACTTCTCGCAAAACGGTTTTTATTCATCATAAAACTGTGATTTATTATTGGCCGTAATTGCCAAAAAGTCCATAAATCTGCCGAGAAATTTGCCAAATTTGCCAAAGAATCGATCGCGTAATGTTCTATTGTTCGGCAAATTAGCTGTATCTCATGTTCGACAACGCTTGATCTTTGCCGAAATATGATAAATATGAGAAAAAATTTGCCGGAAATTATTTCGAGAAATGTCGACGGGTTTGTCCGTAATTGTCTATGAGACAAATCTGAGACACTAGAACATGCAGATTATGATATTATCGCATCAGCTGGCCGGCTAAAATTTTTCTCCTGAATTGCTTCAATAATCTTGCGCAATTTTGCAAAATTCCTCTTGCCATATCATTCAAGGACCTTCATAGTAATACATAACGGGAGCTCGGCTAACCGGGCTGAGAGGGTGGATTGGCCACCGACCGTCAACCTGATCTGGGTAATGCCAGCGGAGGGAACAGATTTTTGATCCTTTTAGCCCATCCATTCATAAACTTTCCCTACTGCCTGGCATATGTGACCGGTAACCCGCGACTGGCGGCGTGTGAAAAAAAGGGGGAGCTTTATGGCAACAACACCGAATGCGTATCATGTCTTTCCGGAAAGTCAAAAAGTTTATTTGACAGGTTCGAGACCCGATATTCGTGTGCCGATGCGCCAAATTCGCCTCACGAATAGTCAAACATTTCGTGTCTACGACACCTCAGGTCCCTATACCGATGCCAGTTATGAAGCCGATGTGCGGCAAGGTTTACCACCAATTCGGAGCGCCTGGATTCTTGAACGACAAGATGTGGAAGAATATGAAGGCCGCAAGGTCCAGCCTATCGATGACGGGCTTAAAACGCCGGAAGATATTCGAGCGCAAGAGACGGCACCGGGTCTTCACCGCAAACCCTTACGTGCGCGTGCAGGCAAAAATGTCACGCAAATGCATTATGCGCGTCAAGGCATTATTACTCCCGAGATGGAATTTATTGCTTTGCGTGAGGGATTCGACCCAGAATTTGTCCGCGAAGAAGTTGCTCGGGGACGCGCCGTAATTCCGGCCAATATTAACCATCCTGAGTTAGAGCCGATGATTATTGGCCGTCATTTCCACACCAAGATTAATGCCAATATCGGAAATTCGGCTGTAGCATCCTCTATCGAAGAAGAAGTGGACAAAATGCGGTGGGCCACCTTGTGGGGCGCGGATACGGTGATGGATTTGTCTACCGGAAAAAATATCCATACCACCCGGCAATGGATTTTGCGAAATTCGCCCGTGCCCATTGGCACTGTGCCGATTTATCAGGCTTTGGAAAAAGTTAAAGGCAAAGCGGAAGACTTGAGTTGGGAAGTTTACCGCGATACGTTAATTGAACAAGCCGAACAAGGTGTCGATTACTTTACGATTCATGCCGGGGTCAGGCTTGCTTATATTCCTCTCACGGCCAACCGGGTAACCGGGATTGTGTCGCGTGGCGGTTCGATTATGGCGGCATGGTGTTTGTACCACCATAAGGAAAACTTTTTATACACGCATTTCGAAGAGATTTGCGAGATTATGAAACAATACGATATTACTTTTTCCCTGGGGGATGGTCTGCGTCCAGGATCCTTGGCGGACGCCAATGACCGCGCACAATTTGCGGAATTAGAAACACTGGGAGAGCTGACGGAAATTGCATGGAAGCACGATGTCCAAGTGATGATTGAAGGACCGGGGCATGTTCCGATGCACCTCATTAAGGAAAACGTGGAAAAGGAAATGGAGATTTGTCATGAAGCGCCATTTTACACTTTAGGGCCCTTGACCACGGATATTGCCCCAGGCTATGACCACATTACCTCGGCTATTGGAGCGGCAATGATTGGATGGTTTGGCACGGCCATGCTCTGCTATGTCACCCCGAAAGAACATCTAGGTTTACCCGATAAAGAGGATGTCAAACAGGGAGTGATCGCTTACAAAATTGCGGCCCATGCGGCGGATGTGGCCAAAGGCCATCCCCGTGCCCGGGAATGGGACGACACATTGTCGATGGCGCGATTTGAATTCCGGTGGCGGGATCAATTTAATTTGTCCTTAGATCCCGAGACGGCGGTGGCTTTTCATGATGAAACCTTACCCGCCGAACCGGCGAAAGCCGCACATTTTTGTTCCATGTGCGGACCCAAATTCTGTTCCATGCGTATCACCCAAGATATCAGATCATGGGCTCAGGCTCACGATGTGAATGAAGAAGAAGCTATTGCCGTGGGGCTTCAAGCAAAAGCCGAAGAATTTAAACAACAAGGCGGCAATCTCTATCCCCCGGTGAAATAAGAGTTTCAGAGGGTAATGCTCCCGCGTCACGAAAAGATCCGTGGTATTGAGTCATATCACGGATCTTTTTTGTTTTTCTAGGTCGTGTATTGGTCAGACATTTCTTGTAAGGGATACCATCTCATGGGCTTTATGATTTCGCATCCACAGTCCAGAGGTTATAGGAAATGAGATTATACCCCAACGATTTGATAGCCTTGTTCAACAAGACGAATGAGTGCTTCGCCGGCTGGTTCCATCGTGATGCCTTTGGCCCCGACACGCTCGGTCACGCCATATTGATCCGCGTTGAAAGGACAGGCGGCCATAGGAACACTCCCATCGGTTAAGGCCTTAAGAGCCTGTTCAATTTGCTCGTCAGCTTGTCCCGCGAGTTGAACACCAGGACCAAAGAAGTAGACTTGAATATCTTGCCCGCGATTGGCTTTGAGACGACCGGCGAGGACGATGTTGGCCAGCGCCTTGTCACGTAAATCAGGACCAGCGGTGATCCAAAATGCAATTTTTGCCATGGTAAGCCTCCTCTGATTTTTGTTGTAATTGTCAGGCACGATTTGACGAAAATTCAAAGCGCTAAATCATTGGGATGATGAAATTTTCATCATAGCGCTTGCTATTACTATACAATAACAAGTAAAACAAAACAAGGGCAGAACCGCGTCTTAGAAAGACTTCATCCTGTCCTGGGTTTGGGAGTCTATGATGGCGAGGACGAGGAAGCGTTGTCATCAAGGGGCAGATATTGTTCTCCGAATGTTTTCAGGGCGTCTAAGATGGGCATTAAAGCCAAACCTTTGGGTGTTAAAGCATATTCCACCCGGGGTGGCTTTTCGGCATAGCGGGTGCGACTGATAGCCCCTTCACGGGTTAGCATTTTTAAACGCTGGCTAAGAATTCTCGGATTAATTCCTGCTTGTTGCAATTCTGTGAAGCGCTTTTCTCCCGTGGCCAAATCTCGTAAAATCATAATGATATAGACATCTGCAAATAGCATGGCTGTCCTTTGGATAGGACAGGCAACCTCACGCCACGATTCCATCGCCCTCACCTCAATAATCGACAAGGATATTCTTATGCTCACTATACACCATTTCCTTTTTGATTGATGATCAGCCGTTGGCAGAACGGTAACGTCCTGTTATTTTCATTTTTTTGTCGTTTATAAAGGATCTTGGTGAAATTCGGCAGGAATTTTGTTAATAAATGGAGAATAATTATCCAAAGAGCAAGTTTGTTCATCAAAATCCGCGGTTTTTTAGAAAGGCTATCCGAGCATTTGTATCGTGAATGAAATCACAAGGTATTGATTGAAGCTTGGCAGATGGAGCAACATCCATAAAAAGCAATAGGCATCAATAACATCATTAAAACCAGAATAAGTAAATAACTCAAAAGGACGTTTCTTGATTGACTACACTTGTTACGGCGCATGGATGGTATTTCACGTGATTGTCTTCAAACTCTCATGAAAGGGATTGGGGAACGGTGAGGGGAATGTGTTGCTAATCCCTTTTATCTTCTTACCGAAACGAGCTGAGGATTCTCAGCATAAACTGAACTGTTGGATAAGGACTCTTTCGAAGTGGGTAGCGTCCTCCCTCTAGACATCGATATCGAAATGGTTTGAAAGTGATTACAAAGGCTAGGTGCTCCTATGACATGGTTAGCGGATACAGCATTTGAAGAATCAGAACGATTCGTAGGACGTTCAAAGGAATTACAACAGTTTCAGGCGTGGCTTCATGATGCACAGCCTCTCACCCAGCTTTGGGACGTGCACGGCATTGCGGGGATGGGAAAATCGACGTTGTTATGGCAATGGATGGCCTATGCACGCCGTCAACAATTGCCGACGGTGTGGATGGACGGTCGCTCCTGCCCTAAGCAACCGGTGCAATTTCTTGACCACCTCTTTGACACCACGGAAAATGTTCTGCCGATTAGTTCCCGCAAAAAAATGCCATGGCCTGATCGATTTTTTTGGGTTATCGACAATTTTGACGATATGGAGTCAATCGAACCCTGGTTGCGAGAAGATCTCATTGCGCGACTGCCCGAACAAGGAGGGCTCTTGGTATTTGCTTCCCGGCGGGGCCTGTCCGCACAATGGCATGTGCATCCCATTTGGGCACATCGGGTGCAAAAGATGCCCTTATCGCCATGGACGCTTCATGAAGCCCGGACATACTTCCACCGTATCGGATTACAAATGACGGAGGAATTGCAACAGGTGCTGCGGCCCTTGCACGGACATCCTTTGTCCATGGCAGTAGCCGGAGAATATTTTTCCCGCCGGGGCACTGTTATGCAGAAGCGCGACTACTCTTTTTTGGAAACGATTACCGCAGAATTATTGCGTGAAGTCACAGATCCCGAACTGCATCCCTTTTTGGATATTTTGACGGTATTACCCTCGGCCAACCAAGATATGATCACGGCTATTGCCGAGCCATTGGTGATCAGCATGCAACAGTACCGGGATTTAAGCCGCCTATCCTTTGTGCGGCGGGTGCCAGGGGGCTTGGCGCTTCATGATGTGATCCGCTCCCAGCTTTTAGCATCCATGCAGGAACATCATCCAATGACACTAAAACACCTGCGCCTAAAAGCTTTGGATTATTTAGGCTCGTTATATCGCCAGAGTCAATCCGGCAGCGAAAAAAATCACTTGGGTTATTTGTTATTGGAAATTACGGCACAATCTTTGCCAATTTCGAGCCCCTATGCCAATATCGCAGCCATCGATGAGATTGTGCGGGAAAACGAGCTTAAGGAGGGTGATCTCGAGTGCCTTCATGCCATGATCGAGCATTGGGGACGGCAAAGTTTGGACATGCCGAATTTAGAGGTGGCTCATGCCTTTTTAGATGACATCGTTCGCAATATTGATGGGGGAATCCGGTTATTTCGGGCACCAAGTGGAGAAGTGGTCGCTTTTTTTGCAAGCCTACCTCTGTACCAAATGACTGTAGAACTCATCGAGCAATATGTTCCAGGCAGTCTTGCCAAATATTTTCCCCATGATACATCTTTTCCCCTTGATCCGGAGCACGTGGACACCTTCTTTGGTGTTCTTGTGGGCGTCAAACCCGATGATCCCCGCTACCATGCTCATGATTTATTAGGGATTTTAATCCGCGATGGGTTGTCTCATCTCGGGCGAGGACTTCGCGGCGTCATTGGGGTCAGTGAACCGAATTTGAAACAATTGCTGGAACTCTTAGGATTTATTCCTCACCCCATTGATGCTCAAAAGGAAATTGACGCCTTTACCTTAGATATGCGCCAGCGTGATTTTTTGCTATGGGTGGGTTCTATCGTACAAACTTTGAACCGTCCAGCGATACGGATGCAGTATCCTATTGATGAAAATCTTTTGCGCAGAGTGTTAAAGGAACTCCATGATCCCAATGCCTTTAGGAAAACGGGGATTGGTGAAATTTTAGGATGCCAACCCGAAGAGGCCCGGTATATCTTGCAATCCTTGTTGACTAAAGCGCCAATTCCGCCTCTCTCCAAAAATGAACAAAATTTGTTGCGGTTAACTTTCGTCGAACGTATCGGCAATGCTGATTCCATCGCATTAGCCCTACATTTGTCGCGACCCACCTATTACCGCATGTTGAAACAAAGCCTGGTAAACTTGTGCACCGTTTTGCAATCGGGGGACTTTTTGTCGGCCGCTTTAGAGTAACGAGGAGCCCAACCTTAAATTCGGCCGGCTTACACCCTGTCGTTTTCAGCTAGACTTCAGGCTTGGAATCTTTCTGCTCTTTTATAATGAGTATTAACCATTATGAGAAAGATTATGAAAGGATCTTGTAGCGGATGAAATGGCATTGGCCTGCTCTTGTCTTAGGACTTGCGGCAATTGGAACGTTAGGCACATTCGGCATTACCCATTCGGAAAATATGTGGCCACAAGTTTCTGATCAGCAAATTGGGGCGTCTCAATGGAACATGTTTGGCACGGGTCCTTCGCATGATGCGGTCATTGAAAGTGGTCCGAACCAGAATCTCAGCGTTCAGTGGACGCGTCAATTTTCCCAGCCACTCATGCAGCCCAGTGTGGTTCGTGGCGTGGTCTATGTTGGGGGAATTGGGAACAAACCGGCTGTCTATGCAATTGATGCCAAAACAGGCAAGACCTTGTGGAAAACCGATGTCAATAACCAGGTCATGACCACCCCAGTCGTTCATAATGGCATTGTTTTTGTGGGATCAGGCAATCATAATTTTCCTATATCTCATGTTCCCCAATATGGTGTACAGATTATTCGAGGTAGCGGTCCGAGTGCCGTGTATGCACTCGATGCACGAACGGGCGCGATCTTGTGGAAACATGAAACGCAAGGCGAAGACATGCCCACTTTTGTCTACGCCAATCACTTAGTGTATGTGGCCAATGGATCCGATGAATTATTAGCCTTAAGCCCACTTACAGGACAAACCGTATGGAAACTGTCTTTGCCCTCTTATGTGAGCATGTCTTCCCCAACCATCGTGGGCAACATGATGTATTTTGGCGGAACGCATCCCGCTGCCATATATGCGATTAACCTTCAAACGCATCAAGTGCAATGGATGCACACCTTACCCCATCCTTTAGGGGGATCGGACGATGTACCGCCGGCGGCAGGAGATGGCATGATCTATTTTGATTATGTTCAACAAGTGCATAATCAACCGCATGAAGTGGTCTACGCGCTAAATGCTGAAAATGGCCATACCGTCTGGACCGTTGATGAAGGACCGGGAACAATCCCGGTGGGACCCAATGGGGGACCGCGGGATGAGACCGGGATTCCCACGATATATGGCAACAGATTATATGTTAGTAGTCCTTTAACGGATTCTTTTTACGCGTTTAATTTACAAACAGGCGCATTAGATTTTCGTGTGCACTTTAAGAGTCAAATGACCCAGGGTCCTGTGATCTATCAAGGCGTCTGCTATGTGGGCGATGTACACGGGAATTTTTATGCCATTAATGCTACAACCGGACAAATTCAAGGAAAACTCCACTTTCAAGGGGCTTTTATGCCCTCTACGCCAGTGTTAGTGGGGCAAACCCTTTTCATTGGCGATAAAGCAGGCCAATTTATGGCGATTCCGTTATCGGAATTTGCATCATAAGACTTTTGTGCGACTTATCCTGTCATGAGAACAGCATGTTAAGGCTGGGAATCCAGATAAGCCCGAAATATTTGGTAGTCACGTCCTAGAACCGTATTTACCCGTAATGCCATCTCAAAGATACCAGACTGTCCACTTTCGCGGCACCGCAAAACAGTCCCATTCATCTTGATGGCGCGCGTGGGCAGCTCTAAGATAAAATCCACGGTTGTTCCTTCTCCGCCATAGGCACTTGACATCTAAGCCCATCGACCGAAACATCCTCTGTTTCGGTCGCGATTTTTTTCCATTTCAAAGGTCCTTGGGGAATAAGAAGCGGGATGCGCAACTGATATCGCCTTGTACGTCGATTTTCCACCGCTTGAGGCTGATCTTGCATGGCTGCGATAATCATGGGAGAGGGACTGAGATCAATGCGTTCAATAATTCCTTGCTGTTGCCAATGTGTCGCATACCATTGCCATTGCAAAAATATCGGCGTCTTAGGAGGCGGCAGTCTAAGCTCCGTTACAGGAGTTTGAATTTCTAAAAAAACTTGTTCTTTTAACCGGAATTTCACTATGACGTCAATGCGTTGATCGGCATAGGAAAATTGGGCGACATCATTAACCGATAAGGTACTCACGGTGTTCTCTCCTTAACATCGACAATATGGAATGGCAACAAGGACGATATCTTTATGTCTTATCCTAAATCACAGCTTTTGTTTCTGTCTTGATTTTCTTAAGAATTTTAAACCACAAATTGGGGAGTTTGCCGGGATATTTCATGAATAGTGGTGCCAAGAGACAGCCATTTGTGCCGTGACCACAGGGTTGTGGGATCCGCTGCTGCGGTTTGTCAGGCGCATAAGAATCGAATTATCGAGCCAATCGAGTTGAGTTGGCATATTATCGTGTCCCTGGTTTTGGATAACAATAAGACCCGGAAAGGGCGGAAGAAAGTGGGTATGTAAATAAAGAATGAGGGGATTAATTACGCGCTCAGTCAGTGCCTGATGATATCCCACAATTTCTACGGTCCACTCCCCTTCATGCCAGATTAAAATGGGGAAATCCGCGCCTTGTGGACTTTCGCCCGCAATAGTTGGAACGCTTGAGGAATAGAAATGTCCGGTCAGACCGGTGATAAGAGAAAGTTTTGTGGGCTGTCCTTCAGGTGCTTTCCAGAAATCATTGTGCTGGACTAATAGCTGGGGGATTGCCTGTGATTGTTCAACGGGATATTGGTTCAGGGACCATGTGATCAGGGGCACTTGGGCGAGATGATCTTGCAAAATTTCTGGACTGTTAATGGGATAACTTTGCTGGGTGGGCCATAACCTCACATGATATGCTGTTCCCTGAGTATTGACAGCGGTGGTTGCTGATAAGATAAGGGATGAGGGTAAGGGAATTTGCCGCGGCCCCCATAAGGGCAGTGTCGTGCGTTTGGCCACCTCTTGAAGTGCCTCGGCAATGAGCTGATGAGACGATAGGTAGAGGCTGATGGGAGCCAAGTAAGCAAAATGCCAGTGCTTTCCCTGATCACGGGTCACATAGACGGCTTCTAGATGAGAACTAGATAGGGGAGCAAAAATTTGACCCGATCGTGCTGTAGAGAAATGGATAATGGGGCTTTGATGTCCGGACCAAAAAGACGGCGGTAACGGGATTTTTTGTTGAGACCATATCCGTCCACCGTCATGGGTTTGGTAAACGAAAAGCTCAGGCAAGACCGCACTCAGTTCGGCAATATACCCCGTTTTCAAACTGGTAAAGAGCATGGATACATTGCCGGTTTGGTTAGGAAAGGAGGGAAAGGACCTCGGAGAAGCGGCCCACTGCGACATCTTTTCCAAAGTCCAGTGCTGACCATTGTCAGAGGAATGAAAGAGATAGAACATCTCATTATCTGTAGCAATGCTTCCCGCAGCCAACAACCATTTTTGATGGCCGACTTTTGCCACAACGCTTTGGGGATAATGGATTAAATGCATGACGCTGTCCGTTGGCGTCGCTAATAATCTTGTGTGCCAACTGTTGAGAATCGTTTTGGCTAATCCCTTATCGGATGTTTTGAGAGTGACCGTGAGCGTTAAGATATCGCCGTTTTTGGTCATTATCTCTTTCGAGCCATTAGTACGGGATCCTAAGTCCGTTATCAGTGTTTTGAGCTGGTATGGAGAGGCCAGACTTTGGAAATTGATGGGAAGCCAAGCTGTTAGGGAAGGGGGGGACGCACTAGTTAATATCACTTTCCCCGATGTTCCTTGATAAATTCTTCTAAAAGCAGAGGATAATCCGGTTTGTAACGTCCATGAACGCGGAATAACGAAGGTTGTTCCTCTCCATGAATGTTGGCGCATGTTTTGCTTTAGATTTTGTGTTGGCGAGAGCACCATGTGAGATGGCGTAATTTTTACGGGATCATAAGTAGAACTGGCTGCTGAATGCGCATCCAGGCCACATCCTGACAACGCCATGCACAGGCTGATCCATCCAAAGAGCCTATGCCGACGCTGCATCGTGGCTTTTCCCTCCAACAACCAGATCTTCATGCCCAAGATTTTTGTGGCATGTTAAACATACCAAGGACTCTCTTCCTAACCACACCTGTATAAGTGTATGTTACTGGTTCAGAGCAGGTAGTGAAAGGGCATTTTGTCAAATAGCCAAGAATATTTGGGATTTGTGTCGTGAGCTGTGAGATGTGCTCGAGACAAAATGAAAATATTCCGTCTCGCAAAAGGTCAAAGTGTTCTTTTATCAAGTATCTGTTAGCATATAGGAGTTGAGGGCAGGTGAGAAAGCGGTCAGAGACATGAGGCATTCCAGCACAAACAGACTTCCTCCCACAAATATTACCCGTCTTTTGGCGTTTCACCGAGATCCTTTGGGATTGTTGTTGAATCTCGCCCACAGCGACTCGGCATTGACGCATTTTCGTATGGGCCCTTGGCCCTTTGTATTGGCAGCGGGAGAAGACGCTGTCTATCAAATCCTGGTTCATCACGGCAAGGAGCTCGAGAAAGGTCCGGGCATGGACCATAAAAATCCTTTAATCGGCCGCGGGCCGCTAATTGCTGAAGGAACATTGTGGCGGAAAGAAAGACGGGCATTACAACCGGTTTTTGATCACCAATATTTTGAAAATTATGCTCAGCAAATTGTGCAGATCGTAACCGATTATGCCAAGACCTTTTCCAACGGTCCTAAGTGGGTGACGATGGATGATGAGATGCTGACTTTGACCTTGAAAATTGTTGTGAGCACCTTATTAGATGATGAGCAAGATCTGGATCGGTTACGCCATATTTCTACCGATGTGCAAACCGTCATGACCTATTTTTTCCGCCGCTCGCGTAGTGCTATTCGTATTCCCTATCATTGGCCGTTTCCGTGGAATTATCACAACGCTCAACAGGAATTGACTCATTGGATTAAGCAACTTGTCGCCAAAGAGCCGGAAAGTTTGATGGTAAGGCGACTCAAAGAGTACCTGGGAACAGATGACGAAGCTCTTATACAGTCAGCTCTTACCGTGGTGATGGCAGGGCACGAGACGACTGGCCATGCTTTGGCCTGGACCTTAGGACTTCTAGCCCAAAATCCCGCGGTGCAACAGATTTTGCACGAAGAGTTAGAGACGGTACTGGGGACAAGAGTTCCCACAATTCACGATCTGGATGCACTGCCTTTTCTGCACGCTGTTATTCGGGAGGCTCTTCGCTTGTATCCTCCTGTGTGGCTCATCAGCCGGAAAAATCCTCAACCTATAACGGTGCTTGGACACACCTATCCAGCTGATACCTTTTTTTTGATAAGTCCTTACGTGACCCATCATTTAGCTGAACTCTATCCTGAACCGGATACCTTTAACCCCAAACGATGGCTCAATCAGGCGGGGCGTATGGATCATCTCATGTCATATCTCCCCTTTGGTCATGGTCCTAGGCGCTGTGTGGGACGCGATTTAGCCCTTATGGAAATGGCTCTCATTGTGGCTGTTATAGCGCAGAGATATTCGGTATCTGTGCCCAAAGACGTTATGATGCGTCCTCTACCCAAATTAAGTTTGGTTCCAGCTAACGGAATGCCCTTAGTGATTTCACCACGGTCGTGT
The Sulfobacillus thermosulfidooxidans DNA segment above includes these coding regions:
- a CDS encoding M56 family metallopeptidase; the protein is MQEPKKNLTSKVAQSAYAWAVALLGLSLLPGFLLILAALVTYRHMMWSVMQRPDTSSSGLTFLLAVFILLSLAYFLRLGYATFSVVKNSRQTIQRMAPQLVPFPLQDLPEICGDQKIAFQIGLWDSPDAFTYGVIHPTIVVSRRLKQILDVPALTAILAHEVHHVRAHDYALQQIFLVILRAFPWLPLESLYRFYLTTREIRADQFAISWQHTADYLMQAMVTTIHALREQPHSQFSGETAWNSVWQARINALINSESVPLSPEARTLFSAALIPFATSAVLAITSLSLFCH
- a CDS encoding BlaI/MecI/CopY family transcriptional regulator, coding for MKSVHQAISQKRPVSINTVATVMNRLVSQKILVRGGSVRHYVYKIAPAESVLKARAMESVETLISEFGESGLVHFVDAIDELDPEALAKLEAIVRARTQEKSHQ
- a CDS encoding signal peptidase II, encoding MRSVHNVTRLAMGSGLAIYGVIMSLAWHYYPRIGQPGIILNHGIAFGLFSHFPQFGVIMATAAVIGLLVIMLWRMPSVRLPVAWILAGAIGNWTDRLLWGGVVDYWQLRPYPYIFNLADLVIRFGFIWLVIQAYRQFRKEDSLWASRSKV
- the thiC gene encoding phosphomethylpyrimidine synthase ThiC, producing MATTPNAYHVFPESQKVYLTGSRPDIRVPMRQIRLTNSQTFRVYDTSGPYTDASYEADVRQGLPPIRSAWILERQDVEEYEGRKVQPIDDGLKTPEDIRAQETAPGLHRKPLRARAGKNVTQMHYARQGIITPEMEFIALREGFDPEFVREEVARGRAVIPANINHPELEPMIIGRHFHTKINANIGNSAVASSIEEEVDKMRWATLWGADTVMDLSTGKNIHTTRQWILRNSPVPIGTVPIYQALEKVKGKAEDLSWEVYRDTLIEQAEQGVDYFTIHAGVRLAYIPLTANRVTGIVSRGGSIMAAWCLYHHKENFLYTHFEEICEIMKQYDITFSLGDGLRPGSLADANDRAQFAELETLGELTEIAWKHDVQVMIEGPGHVPMHLIKENVEKEMEICHEAPFYTLGPLTTDIAPGYDHITSAIGAAMIGWFGTAMLCYVTPKEHLGLPDKEDVKQGVIAYKIAAHAADVAKGHPRAREWDDTLSMARFEFRWRDQFNLSLDPETAVAFHDETLPAEPAKAAHFCSMCGPKFCSMRITQDIRSWAQAHDVNEEEAIAVGLQAKAEEFKQQGGNLYPPVK
- a CDS encoding DsrE family protein produces the protein MAKIAFWITAGPDLRDKALANIVLAGRLKANRGQDIQVYFFGPGVQLAGQADEQIEQALKALTDGSVPMAACPFNADQYGVTERVGAKGITMEPAGEALIRLVEQGYQIVGV
- a CDS encoding winged helix-turn-helix transcriptional regulator is translated as MESWREVACPIQRTAMLFADVYIIMILRDLATGEKRFTELQQAGINPRILSQRLKMLTREGAISRTRYAEKPPRVEYALTPKGLALMPILDALKTFGEQYLPLDDNASSSSPS
- a CDS encoding ATP-binding protein, with amino-acid sequence MTWLADTAFEESERFVGRSKELQQFQAWLHDAQPLTQLWDVHGIAGMGKSTLLWQWMAYARRQQLPTVWMDGRSCPKQPVQFLDHLFDTTENVLPISSRKKMPWPDRFFWVIDNFDDMESIEPWLREDLIARLPEQGGLLVFASRRGLSAQWHVHPIWAHRVQKMPLSPWTLHEARTYFHRIGLQMTEELQQVLRPLHGHPLSMAVAGEYFSRRGTVMQKRDYSFLETITAELLREVTDPELHPFLDILTVLPSANQDMITAIAEPLVISMQQYRDLSRLSFVRRVPGGLALHDVIRSQLLASMQEHHPMTLKHLRLKALDYLGSLYRQSQSGSEKNHLGYLLLEITAQSLPISSPYANIAAIDEIVRENELKEGDLECLHAMIEHWGRQSLDMPNLEVAHAFLDDIVRNIDGGIRLFRAPSGEVVAFFASLPLYQMTVELIEQYVPGSLAKYFPHDTSFPLDPEHVDTFFGVLVGVKPDDPRYHAHDLLGILIRDGLSHLGRGLRGVIGVSEPNLKQLLELLGFIPHPIDAQKEIDAFTLDMRQRDFLLWVGSIVQTLNRPAIRMQYPIDENLLRRVLKELHDPNAFRKTGIGEILGCQPEEARYILQSLLTKAPIPPLSKNEQNLLRLTFVERIGNADSIALALHLSRPTYYRMLKQSLVNLCTVLQSGDFLSAALE